One Candidatus Binataceae bacterium DNA segment encodes these proteins:
- a CDS encoding DUF5989 family protein → MFEALGDLWGFMREHKKLWLAPFVGVLLIVGVLVILSEYSAVAPFIYTLF, encoded by the coding sequence ATGTTCGAGGCGCTAGGCGATCTGTGGGGCTTTATGCGCGAACACAAGAAGCTATGGCTGGCCCCATTCGTCGGCGTATTGCTTATTGTCGGTGTGCTGGTGATTCTGTCGGAATACTCGGCGGTGGCGCCATTCATCTATACGCTCTTTTAG
- a CDS encoding SxtJ family membrane protein, which produces MKPQPRAAELRNFGLIVGAIFAALFGLLRPWLHHTRTPLWPWLLAALLIGCALIAPRLLYYPHLVWDRLGKALGWVNSRIVLNLIFFLVFVPAGLIARALKWDRLNKTFEPARQSYRIPSKRRPASSMEKPY; this is translated from the coding sequence TTGAAGCCGCAGCCGCGCGCCGCCGAATTGCGCAACTTCGGCCTTATCGTCGGCGCGATCTTCGCCGCGCTCTTCGGGCTTTTGCGCCCTTGGCTCCATCACACCCGAACGCCCCTCTGGCCGTGGCTTCTGGCCGCCCTCCTGATCGGCTGTGCTCTCATAGCGCCCCGGCTCCTCTATTACCCCCACCTGGTTTGGGATCGCCTGGGCAAGGCCTTGGGTTGGGTCAACTCGCGGATCGTGCTGAATCTGATCTTTTTCCTGGTCTTTGTGCCCGCCGGGCTGATCGCCCGCGCCCTGAAATGGGATCGCCTAAATAAAACCTTTGAACCCGCGCGGCAAAGCTATAGAATTCCCAGCAAACGCCGACCGGCAAGTTCGATGGAGAAGCCCTACTGA
- a CDS encoding NAD(P)/FAD-dependent oxidoreductase: MAEVDFDVAILGGGPGGGAAGSYLARAGLKCVIFERELFPRQHVGESLVPASNRVLADLGLIEQMDENRFPRKFGAVWTSAAFAPVYNVDWEGLGDSSQSVGTEEAAADIRFEERAQPGVNLNYTWHVDRGKFDNMILNRASQLGATVYEGMRVQGVDFADPTMPKVRVMMGRQELNLRTRMVIDASGRHTLLGNQLRLKVTDPIFDQYAIHAWFENLDRLAMAKKEMFGDYIFVHFLPVNNTWIWQIPITETITSVGVVTQKRNFQKTRQSREQFFWECVDSRKEFGEALRAAKQLRPLKDEGDYSYSMKQICGDGFVLVGDAARFVDPIFSSGVSIALNSAKLASQDIVAAANNGGFHKMAFNNFEAMMRRGTRNWHEFIALYYRLNVLFTFFIQDRRYRLDVLKLLQGDMYDEERPKVLQEMARVVGDVEKRPNHPWHKLLNDLTCDAFRPEQ, encoded by the coding sequence ATGGCAGAAGTAGATTTCGATGTTGCGATCCTCGGCGGCGGACCCGGCGGCGGCGCTGCCGGATCATACCTCGCGCGGGCCGGTCTGAAGTGCGTCATCTTCGAACGCGAGCTCTTTCCGCGCCAGCATGTCGGCGAATCTCTGGTGCCGGCCTCGAATCGCGTGCTCGCCGACCTCGGCTTGATTGAGCAGATGGACGAGAACCGCTTCCCGCGCAAGTTCGGCGCGGTCTGGACCTCGGCGGCCTTTGCGCCGGTTTACAACGTCGATTGGGAAGGTCTCGGCGATTCTTCGCAGAGCGTCGGCACCGAAGAAGCGGCGGCCGATATTCGCTTTGAGGAGCGCGCGCAGCCCGGCGTCAATCTGAACTATACCTGGCACGTCGATCGCGGCAAGTTTGACAACATGATCCTCAACCGCGCCAGCCAGCTCGGCGCGACCGTTTATGAAGGGATGCGCGTGCAGGGGGTCGATTTCGCCGACCCCACGATGCCCAAAGTACGCGTCATGATGGGTCGTCAGGAGCTCAATCTGCGCACCCGCATGGTGATCGATGCCTCGGGCCGCCATACCCTGCTCGGCAATCAGCTCCGGCTCAAGGTCACCGACCCCATTTTCGATCAGTACGCGATCCACGCCTGGTTCGAGAATCTCGACCGGCTCGCGATGGCGAAAAAAGAGATGTTCGGGGATTACATCTTCGTGCACTTTCTGCCGGTGAATAACACCTGGATATGGCAGATTCCTATTACGGAGACGATCACCAGCGTCGGCGTCGTCACGCAGAAGCGCAATTTTCAGAAGACCCGGCAATCGCGCGAGCAGTTTTTCTGGGAATGCGTCGATTCGCGCAAGGAATTCGGGGAGGCGCTGCGCGCCGCCAAGCAGCTACGCCCGCTCAAGGACGAGGGCGACTACAGTTATAGCATGAAACAGATCTGTGGCGACGGCTTCGTCCTCGTCGGCGACGCCGCGCGCTTCGTCGATCCGATCTTTTCGAGCGGCGTCAGTATCGCGCTCAACAGCGCCAAACTCGCGAGCCAGGATATCGTCGCGGCCGCCAACAATGGTGGTTTCCACAAGATGGCCTTCAACAATTTCGAGGCCATGATGCGCCGCGGCACGCGCAACTGGCACGAGTTTATCGCGCTCTATTACCGGCTCAATGTGCTCTTTACCTTCTTCATTCAGGACCGCCGCTACCGGCTCGACGTCTTGAAGCTTCTGCAGGGCGACATGTACGACGAAGAGCGGCCGAAGGTGCTGCAGGAGATGGCGCGCGTGGTGGGCGACGTCGAGAAACGCCCCAACCATCCGTGGCACAAGCTCCTCAATGACCTCACTTGCGACGCCTTCCGCCCGGAACAGTAG
- the clpB gene encoding ATP-dependent chaperone ClpB: MNANRFTEKLQEALGRAQSLAVSAHHQAVDVEHLASAMLEDEQGLAASILKLAGANLAAVRQKLGDELRKIPSVSGSGADSGQTYLTQRLNRVLTRAEQEAGKLTDEYVSIEHVLIAMLDEAGSTAKILREAGLTHDKLMGVLKKVRGNQRVTSSNPEATYQALERYGRDLTQLAAAGKVDPVIGRDEEIRRVMQVLSRRTKNNPVLIGEPGVGKTAIAEGLAQRIVAGDVPDGLKNRRLISLDMGALVAGAKYRGEFEERLKAVLKEVQESDGEIILFIDELHTVVGAGAAEGAMDASNLLKPMLARGELHCIGATTLDEYRKHIEKDAALERRFQPVMVEEPSVEDTISILRGLKERYEVHHGIRIKDAALVTAAMLAKRYITDRFLPDKAIDLVDEAAAKLRTEKESMPVELDEANRRVMQLEIEREALKRETDAGSRDRLGKLEKELAEASERKSALQAQWQSEKDGIEGLAKIKSAIEHTRREIEKATREYDLNKVAELQYGKLAGLEKDLAAAEKAMASAAGARMIKEEVDEEDIAEVVARWTGVPVSRLMEGEVQKLAHLEEHLHKRVIGQDEAVSAVADAVIRARAGLKDPNRPIGSFIFLGPTGVGKTELARALAEFLFDDEGAMIRIDMSEYMEKHTVSRLVGAPPGYVGYDEGGQLTEAVRRRPYSVILFDEIEKAHADVFNVLLQLLDDGRLTDGHGRTVDFKNTVVIMTSNIASQQILSFKGKDYERMKTQALEVLRSSFRPEFLNRVDDIVVFHPLTKEQLRPIVEIQLTRLRARLAERKIELELTDKARDHLAEQGYDPVYGARPLRRMIQRELETTLGRKLLLGEIRDGAHVVVDAGPRGLEFTSRGAENAAA, encoded by the coding sequence ATGAACGCAAACCGTTTCACTGAAAAACTTCAGGAAGCGTTGGGACGAGCGCAAAGCCTCGCCGTCAGTGCGCATCATCAGGCGGTCGATGTGGAGCATCTGGCCTCCGCAATGCTAGAAGACGAGCAGGGGCTGGCGGCTTCGATTCTGAAGCTGGCGGGCGCGAACCTCGCAGCGGTGCGGCAGAAGCTCGGCGACGAGCTGCGCAAGATTCCGAGTGTCAGCGGCAGCGGCGCGGACAGCGGTCAGACCTACCTGACGCAGCGGCTCAACCGTGTGCTGACGCGTGCGGAGCAGGAAGCCGGCAAGCTCACGGACGAATACGTCTCGATCGAGCACGTACTGATCGCGATGCTCGACGAAGCAGGCTCGACCGCCAAAATTCTTCGCGAAGCCGGACTGACTCACGACAAGCTGATGGGTGTGCTGAAGAAGGTGCGCGGAAATCAGCGCGTGACCTCGTCGAACCCCGAGGCGACTTATCAGGCGCTCGAGCGCTACGGCCGCGACCTCACTCAGCTCGCGGCGGCCGGCAAGGTCGATCCGGTGATCGGGCGCGACGAGGAAATCCGGCGGGTCATGCAGGTACTGTCGCGGCGTACCAAGAATAATCCAGTGCTGATCGGCGAACCTGGCGTGGGCAAGACCGCGATCGCGGAAGGGCTGGCGCAGCGCATCGTCGCCGGTGACGTTCCCGACGGCTTGAAGAATCGCCGTCTGATCTCGCTCGATATGGGCGCACTGGTGGCGGGCGCCAAGTATCGCGGCGAGTTCGAGGAGCGGCTGAAGGCCGTGCTCAAGGAGGTGCAGGAGAGCGACGGCGAGATCATCCTGTTTATCGACGAGCTGCACACCGTTGTCGGCGCCGGCGCGGCGGAAGGCGCGATGGACGCCTCGAATCTGCTCAAGCCGATGCTCGCGCGGGGCGAGCTGCACTGTATCGGCGCGACCACGCTCGACGAATATCGCAAGCATATCGAGAAGGACGCGGCGCTCGAGCGGCGTTTTCAACCAGTGATGGTTGAAGAGCCGAGCGTCGAAGACACCATCTCGATTCTGCGCGGCCTCAAAGAGCGCTACGAGGTCCATCACGGCATCCGCATCAAGGACGCCGCGCTGGTCACGGCCGCGATGCTCGCGAAGCGCTATATCACCGACCGTTTCCTGCCCGACAAGGCGATCGATCTGGTAGATGAAGCGGCGGCCAAGCTGCGCACCGAAAAAGAATCAATGCCGGTAGAGCTCGACGAAGCCAACCGGCGCGTGATGCAACTCGAGATCGAACGCGAGGCGCTCAAGCGCGAAACCGACGCGGGCTCGCGTGATCGGCTGGGAAAGCTCGAGAAGGAGCTAGCCGAGGCGAGCGAGCGGAAGTCTGCGCTGCAGGCGCAGTGGCAGAGCGAAAAGGACGGCATCGAGGGGCTCGCGAAAATCAAGAGCGCGATCGAGCATACGCGCCGCGAGATCGAGAAGGCCACGCGCGAGTACGACCTCAACAAAGTCGCAGAGCTCCAGTACGGCAAGCTCGCGGGCCTCGAAAAGGATCTCGCCGCAGCCGAAAAAGCTATGGCCTCCGCCGCTGGCGCGCGCATGATCAAGGAGGAGGTGGACGAAGAGGATATCGCTGAAGTCGTGGCGCGCTGGACCGGCGTGCCGGTCTCGCGCCTGATGGAAGGCGAGGTCCAGAAGCTCGCTCACCTCGAAGAGCATCTGCACAAGCGCGTCATCGGGCAGGACGAGGCGGTGTCAGCAGTGGCCGACGCGGTGATTCGCGCGCGCGCCGGACTGAAGGATCCGAATCGGCCGATCGGTTCGTTCATTTTTCTGGGACCGACTGGCGTCGGCAAGACCGAACTCGCGCGCGCGCTCGCAGAATTTCTGTTCGACGACGAAGGCGCGATGATCCGCATCGACATGTCCGAGTATATGGAGAAGCATACCGTCTCGCGTCTGGTCGGCGCGCCGCCCGGCTACGTCGGCTACGACGAGGGCGGCCAGCTCACCGAAGCGGTGCGGCGGCGGCCCTACTCGGTGATTTTGTTCGATGAAATTGAAAAGGCGCACGCCGACGTTTTCAACGTTCTGCTGCAACTGCTCGATGACGGGCGACTTACGGACGGGCACGGCCGCACGGTGGATTTCAAGAACACCGTGGTGATCATGACCTCGAATATCGCGAGCCAGCAAATTCTGTCGTTCAAGGGCAAGGATTACGAGCGGATGAAGACGCAGGCGCTCGAGGTTTTGCGCAGTAGTTTCCGCCCCGAATTTCTCAACCGCGTCGACGACATCGTGGTGTTCCATCCGCTGACCAAAGAGCAGCTCCGCCCGATCGTCGAGATCCAGCTAACCCGTCTGCGGGCGCGGCTGGCGGAGCGCAAGATCGAGCTCGAACTCACCGACAAGGCGCGCGACCACCTGGCCGAGCAGGGCTACGATCCGGTCTACGGCGCGCGGCCGTTGCGGCGGATGATTCAGCGCGAGCTTGAAACCACGCTCGGACGCAAGCTGCTGCTCGGCGAGATTCGCGACGGCGCACACGTCGTCGTTGACGCCGGACCGCGCGGGCTCGAATTCACCAGCCGCGGCGCAGAGAACGCTGCGGCGTGA
- a CDS encoding transglycosylase domain-containing protein: MGKPVKGRGKASDGGRANRIGALIRRIGWRRGVLGLFLICAFGFGFYLANVYADISNLIEQRRAALTSAIFSAPLRVHRGDAIAQIHLLDRLNTLSYSPTTSPAHPGEYSMTPGAMAIDLREFSIGTRAYPAGLVRLTFDHDRVAGIADAFGVAMAEAVIEPEVIGHLLPDAPAERVEVALTELPPYLTQGLIATEDRFFYYHFGFDPIRIIEAAVVDLRSHRMRQGASTLTQQLARTFLDSRTRSLHRKVRELAVALVLEMRLSKNEILERYINDVAMGEYDGTPVYGMPLAARYYFNKDLARVSPAEAATLIGMIQAPTLDDPRRHPEASRARRDTVLALMHRAHLIDDAQYAGALAEAVVTTKPAGLRRAPYFADYVIEQVTKLPGVSGHLSGLRVYTTLQPELQASAQEAVTSNLARLERAHPRLRRRDRAQRLESSLVTLDPHNGAIVAMVGGRDYAASQFNRVVSAERQPGSAFKPIVYLAALDPALSPLTEPVTLASILPDRPMSFGGWTPVNYERTYQGEVTVTSALAESLNVPTAYLGSLLGPPAIVRTAHLLGIRSKLPNYLPVAIGAGEVTLLDLAAVYQVFASGGIARPPYAVEAVTDAQGHLIYQHQDEQTRLMSSAIAYLMTGALQAVFQYGTAAGAANLGLDFAAAGKTGTTDDYRDAYFMGYTRQLVTGVWVGFDEPQTIGLSGAQAALPAWVTFMIDAVRQPELGFGEPPAGITMLTVDPSSGGIATPACPRQVSLPFLSGTEPTHICPLHGGLLAAAGAAPATAPGDTESATTTPPSGAPASPATPATNSAFGAIGNFFGSLFGKH; encoded by the coding sequence ATGGGCAAGCCGGTCAAAGGGCGCGGCAAGGCGTCAGACGGAGGGCGCGCGAATCGCATAGGCGCGCTGATCCGGCGAATCGGCTGGCGGCGCGGCGTGCTCGGCCTCTTCCTGATCTGCGCGTTTGGCTTTGGTTTTTACCTCGCCAACGTCTACGCCGACATCTCAAATCTGATCGAGCAACGGCGCGCGGCGCTGACCTCGGCGATCTTCTCGGCCCCGCTGCGGGTGCATCGCGGCGACGCCATCGCGCAAATTCATCTGCTCGATCGGCTCAACACGCTGAGTTACTCGCCGACTACAAGCCCGGCGCATCCGGGGGAATACTCGATGACGCCCGGCGCGATGGCGATCGACTTGCGGGAATTTTCGATTGGCACGCGCGCCTATCCGGCCGGGCTCGTGCGGCTGACGTTCGATCACGATCGCGTCGCGGGTATCGCAGACGCCTTCGGGGTCGCGATGGCGGAGGCGGTAATCGAGCCGGAGGTGATCGGGCATCTGTTGCCCGATGCACCCGCCGAACGGGTCGAGGTCGCGCTGACGGAACTGCCGCCCTATTTGACGCAAGGACTGATCGCGACTGAAGATCGCTTTTTTTATTACCACTTCGGCTTTGATCCGATCCGCATAATCGAAGCGGCGGTGGTGGATTTGCGCTCGCATCGGATGCGGCAAGGCGCCAGCACGCTGACGCAGCAGCTCGCGCGAACTTTTCTGGACAGCCGGACACGGAGCTTGCACCGCAAGGTCCGCGAACTGGCCGTCGCGCTGGTGCTCGAGATGCGGCTGTCGAAGAACGAAATTCTCGAACGCTACATAAACGATGTCGCGATGGGCGAGTACGACGGCACGCCGGTATACGGGATGCCGCTGGCGGCGCGCTATTACTTCAACAAGGACCTCGCGCGGGTGAGCCCGGCCGAGGCCGCGACCTTGATCGGCATGATCCAGGCGCCGACGCTCGACGACCCGCGGCGTCATCCGGAGGCAAGCCGGGCGCGGCGCGATACGGTGCTGGCGCTGATGCATCGCGCCCACCTGATCGATGATGCGCAATATGCTGGGGCGCTGGCGGAAGCGGTCGTGACGACGAAGCCGGCGGGTTTGCGACGCGCGCCCTATTTTGCCGATTACGTGATCGAGCAGGTCACGAAACTCCCGGGCGTCAGCGGGCATCTGAGCGGGCTGCGGGTCTACACCACGCTCCAGCCCGAGTTACAGGCGTCGGCGCAGGAGGCGGTGACGAGCAATCTGGCGCGGCTCGAGCGCGCGCATCCGCGGCTGCGGCGGCGCGATCGCGCACAACGCCTCGAGAGTTCACTGGTCACACTCGATCCGCACAACGGCGCGATTGTCGCGATGGTCGGCGGCCGCGACTATGCGGCGAGCCAGTTCAATCGGGTGGTGAGCGCCGAGCGTCAGCCGGGCTCGGCGTTCAAGCCGATCGTCTATCTGGCGGCGCTGGATCCGGCTCTGTCGCCGCTAACCGAGCCGGTGACGCTCGCCTCGATTCTACCCGATCGCCCGATGTCGTTCGGCGGCTGGACCCCGGTGAATTATGAGCGCACCTACCAGGGTGAGGTGACGGTCACCTCCGCGCTGGCCGAGTCGCTGAACGTGCCGACCGCATACCTGGGGAGTTTGCTCGGACCGCCCGCCATCGTTCGCACGGCGCATCTGCTGGGGATTCGGAGCAAACTGCCCAACTATCTGCCGGTGGCGATCGGCGCCGGTGAAGTCACGCTGCTCGACCTGGCCGCGGTCTACCAGGTCTTTGCCAGCGGCGGGATCGCGCGGCCGCCGTATGCGGTCGAGGCGGTGACTGATGCGCAGGGCCATCTGATCTACCAGCATCAGGACGAGCAGACGCGGCTGATGAGCTCGGCGATTGCCTATCTGATGACGGGCGCGCTGCAGGCGGTCTTCCAATATGGCACCGCGGCGGGCGCGGCAAACCTGGGACTCGATTTCGCCGCCGCGGGCAAGACCGGCACGACCGACGATTATCGCGATGCCTACTTCATGGGCTACACGCGCCAGCTCGTCACCGGCGTCTGGGTGGGCTTCGATGAGCCGCAAACCATCGGATTGAGCGGGGCGCAGGCGGCCTTGCCGGCCTGGGTCACGTTTATGATCGATGCGGTTCGCCAACCCGAGCTGGGCTTCGGCGAGCCGCCGGCGGGAATCACGATGCTCACTGTCGACCCGTCGAGCGGCGGGATCGCGACGCCCGCCTGTCCGCGTCAGGTTAGCCTGCCGTTCCTGAGCGGAACCGAACCGACCCATATCTGCCCGTTGCACGGCGGCCTACTCGCGGCGGCCGGCGCTGCTCCCGCGACCGCGCCCGGCGACACCGAGAGCGCGACGACCACGCCGCCGAGTGGGGCGCCGGCGTCACCCGCCACTCCAGCGACCAACAGTGCTTTTGGCGCGATCGGAAATTTCTTCGGCTCGCTTTTCGGCAAACATTGA
- a CDS encoding NAD(P)/FAD-dependent oxidoreductase, whose amino-acid sequence MAEVDFDVAILGGGPGGSAAGAYLARAGLKCVIFERELFPRQHVGESLVPASNRVLADLGLIDQMDEQGFPRKFGAVWTSATSVYKHDLAGLQEAGKAAEEVDAEADIRFEERAMSGVPLTYTWHVDRGKFDNMLLNHANKLGATVYEGLRVQGVDFADPAMPKVRITMGRQELNLRTRMVVDASGRHTLLGNQLRLKVTDPVFDQFAVHAWFENLDRLALAKKPILGDYIFVHFLPVNNTWIWQIPITETITSVGVVTQKRNFQKTRQSREQFFWDCVDSRKDFGEALRAAKQLRPLKDEGDYSYSMKQICGDGYVLVGDAARFVDPIFSSGVSIALNSAKLATQDIVAAANNGGFHKVAFNNFESLMRRGTRNWHEFIALYYRLNVLFTFFVQDKRYRLDVLKLLQGDMYDEERPKVLAEMARVVNDVEKRPNHPWHKLLNDLTCDAFRPAEH is encoded by the coding sequence ATGGCAGAAGTAGATTTTGATGTTGCGATACTCGGCGGCGGACCCGGTGGTTCAGCCGCAGGCGCCTACTTGGCCCGGGCCGGTCTGAAATGCGTCATCTTCGAGCGCGAGCTCTTTCCGCGCCAGCACGTCGGCGAATCGCTGGTGCCGGCGTCGAATCGCGTGCTCGCCGACCTCGGCCTGATCGACCAGATGGATGAGCAGGGCTTCCCGCGCAAGTTTGGCGCGGTTTGGACCTCCGCGACCTCAGTTTACAAGCACGACCTCGCGGGTCTTCAAGAGGCTGGCAAAGCCGCCGAAGAAGTCGACGCCGAGGCCGACATCCGCTTCGAAGAGCGCGCCATGTCGGGTGTGCCGCTGACCTACACGTGGCACGTCGATCGCGGCAAGTTCGACAATATGCTCCTGAATCACGCCAACAAGCTCGGCGCCACGGTTTATGAAGGGTTGCGCGTGCAGGGGGTCGATTTCGCCGATCCGGCGATGCCCAAAGTTCGCATCACGATGGGCCGCCAAGAGCTCAATCTGCGCACTCGGATGGTCGTCGACGCCTCGGGCCGCCACACCCTGCTCGGTAATCAGCTACGGCTCAAGGTCACCGATCCGGTCTTCGATCAGTTCGCGGTGCACGCCTGGTTCGAGAACCTCGATCGCCTGGCGTTGGCGAAAAAACCGATCCTCGGGGACTACATCTTCGTACACTTTCTGCCGGTCAATAACACCTGGATCTGGCAGATTCCAATCACCGAGACGATCACCAGCGTCGGCGTCGTCACGCAGAAGCGCAACTTCCAGAAAACCCGTCAATCGCGCGAGCAGTTCTTCTGGGATTGTGTCGATTCGCGCAAAGACTTCGGCGAGGCCTTGCGCGCCGCCAAGCAGCTCCGCCCGCTTAAGGATGAGGGCGACTACAGCTACAGCATGAAGCAGATCTGCGGCGACGGCTACGTCCTCGTCGGCGACGCCGCCCGCTTCGTCGACCCGATCTTCTCGAGCGGCGTCAGTATCGCGCTCAACAGCGCCAAGCTCGCCACCCAGGACATCGTCGCCGCCGCGAACAACGGCGGCTTCCACAAAGTCGCCTTTAACAACTTCGAGTCGCTGATGCGCCGCGGCACCCGCAACTGGCACGAGTTTATCGCGCTCTACTACCGTCTCAACGTGCTCTTCACTTTCTTCGTGCAGGACAAGCGCTATCGCCTCGACGTCTTGAAGCTCCTGCAGGGCGACATGTACGACGAGGAGCGGCCTAAGGTGTTGGCGGAGATGGCGCGCGTGGTGAACGACGTTGAGAAGCGCCCGAACCATCCGTGGCACAAGCTGCTCAATGATCTAACCTGCGACGCTTTCCGCCCAGCGGAACACTAG
- a CDS encoding CaiB/BaiF CoA-transferase family protein, with protein sequence MAETSRMLDGYKVLDFTQVIAGPTTTRYLAEMGAEVIKVEIAPAGDIARGIPVLRDGRSAYFVQQNRGKKSLCLDPRKPAALALLKELVAKVDVLVENFSPGVIGRLGLDYQIVSALNPKIVMCSISSLGQSGPLAQQPGYDFIGAAYSGILDMTGYPDRPPVFPQAAIGDVSTGVHAMGAVLAALLHRERTGRGQHVEASLLDCYFSYHEANVEMLSASHGAFRPQRSGAHHYLVSPVGVFNGKSRAVLIIAGIDHQWPCLCRAMGRPELATDPRFKDLPARGANSAELNRFVQDWIDSLPNDEELFRLLTEHRVPYAPVLTVEEAINHPHLRERGTVRRINDRFIGDYDVPGFPLRFSEFPVPREMVAPTLGEHNAEILCDFLGYSPERVQQLEANGALHHGPR encoded by the coding sequence ATGGCTGAGACTTCACGCATGCTCGACGGTTACAAGGTGCTCGATTTCACCCAGGTCATCGCCGGACCCACCACCACGCGTTATCTGGCTGAGATGGGCGCCGAGGTGATCAAAGTGGAGATCGCGCCCGCCGGCGATATTGCGCGCGGCATCCCGGTCCTGCGCGATGGCCGCAGCGCCTACTTTGTGCAACAGAATCGCGGCAAGAAAAGCCTGTGCCTCGATCCGCGCAAGCCCGCCGCGCTCGCGCTGCTCAAGGAATTGGTCGCGAAAGTTGACGTGCTCGTCGAGAACTTCTCCCCGGGCGTGATTGGCCGCCTCGGCCTCGACTATCAGATCGTCAGCGCGCTCAATCCGAAAATCGTCATGTGCTCGATTTCATCGCTCGGCCAGAGCGGACCGCTCGCCCAGCAGCCGGGCTACGATTTTATCGGCGCCGCTTACTCCGGCATCCTCGACATGACCGGCTACCCTGACCGCCCGCCGGTCTTTCCGCAAGCCGCCATCGGCGACGTCAGCACCGGCGTACACGCGATGGGCGCGGTGCTCGCCGCTTTGCTCCATCGCGAGCGCACTGGCCGCGGCCAGCACGTCGAGGCCTCCCTCCTCGATTGTTATTTCAGCTACCACGAGGCTAACGTCGAGATGCTCAGCGCGAGCCACGGCGCGTTTCGGCCGCAGCGCTCCGGCGCTCATCACTACCTAGTAAGTCCGGTCGGCGTCTTCAATGGCAAAAGCCGCGCCGTCCTGATTATCGCCGGCATCGACCATCAGTGGCCCTGCCTGTGTCGCGCGATGGGCCGCCCGGAGCTCGCCACCGATCCGCGCTTCAAGGACCTGCCCGCGCGCGGCGCCAACTCCGCGGAACTGAATCGCTTCGTCCAGGACTGGATCGATTCCTTGCCGAACGACGAGGAGCTGTTCCGCCTCCTCACCGAGCATCGCGTCCCCTACGCGCCCGTCCTAACGGTTGAGGAGGCGATCAACCACCCGCACCTGCGCGAGCGCGGCACCGTCCGCCGGATTAATGATCGCTTCATCGGCGACTACGACGTTCCGGGCTTTCCCCTGCGCTTTTCCGAATTTCCCGTCCCGCGCGAGATGGTTGCGCCGACCTTGGGCGAGCACAACGCCGAGATTCTGTGTGACTTTCTCGGCTACTCGCCCGAGCGCGTGCAGCAACTCGAAGCCAACGGCGCCCTGCATCACGGCCCCCGCTGA